One genomic region from Osmerus mordax isolate fOsmMor3 chromosome 4, fOsmMor3.pri, whole genome shotgun sequence encodes:
- the rbm28 gene encoding RNA-binding protein 28 isoform X5 has protein sequence MSGLTVFVNKLPVTASNERLEEIFSEIGPLKQCFVVKEKGGDKCRGFGYVTFSMEEDAKRALKEVCLYDGRKITVDVAKRKIIDKKGKASTTPETKTTAGTPPAPRKEQKTNIPKNSLRKARLIIRNLSFKCSEEDLRQTFAKFGTVLEANIALKPDGKMRGFAFVQFKNQLQAGNALKATNLKEIKGRQVAVDWAIAKDKFLASQPPAASGIKNGEKIALKKPTADSKEEEEEEEEEEEEEEEKPVAPQKKKATSKPAPPLPESPSEDESEEEEEEGAEGEEEEDDDDDENDDDESQEGDDDEESELGSDDDDDDDDEDEDEDDLGQPARKKRNLPSDINEGKTVFIRNLSFDTEEEGLEEALLRYGELKYIKIVVHPDTEHSKGCAFAQFKCKEAADRCINVSQDESETGGIRVDGRKLNIVAAVTREDATKLKDKKVKVETGTRNLYLAREGLIRAGTKAAEGVPEADMAKRQRFEELKRTKLRDISVFVSKTRLCIHNLPKSVDNKQLRKLCLDAAGGGKAVRITECRVMYDKKPERGQITGRSLGYGFVEFQDHEHALKTLRHLNNNPQIYGSNKRPIAEFSLEDGRKLKMKEARQQQSKQRFRKEPGTGGRPQTGGGAGPQKGVAGPKGVTVTGEGQAKTQAKTGAQGPKQGQAQVQKQGQAQVQKQGQAQVQKQGQAQVQKQGQAQGQDQKQGQDQVQKQAQGPKPGQKRGQDQINGQDQIHGQNQGQGTFYSGFQTKPEVEHIELEDGKKRRKILPFPSHRGPKIRLRDKGKPQPPQPKKAKNHPSRRERQGGQTLEKPIQPRAQSSKASRRQVRNRDDVRFDSLVEQYKKKLMGGYKSTATKKSKWFSS, from the exons ATGTCAGGGCTTACTGTATTCGTAAATAAATTGCCTGTAACTGCCTCGAATGAACGACTCGAGGAAATATTTTCTGAGATTGGCCCGCTGAAGCAGTGTTTTGTTGTCAAAGAAAAAG GTGGCGACAAATGCCGAGGTTTTGGATATGTCACCTTCTCAATGGAGGAGGATGCAAAGCGTGCGCTGAAAGAAGTATGTCTCTATGATGGCCGCAAGATAACAGTCGATGTGGCTAAAAGGAAAATCATTGACAAGAAGGGTAAAG CATCCACAACGCCAGAAACCAAAACGACAGCAGGCACACCGCCAGCCCCTCGAAAAGAGCAGAAAACAAACATACCGAAGAACTCCCTGAGGAAAGCAAGGCTAATCATCAGGAATCTCAGCTTCAAG TGCTCTGAGGAGGATCTGAGACAGACCTTTGCCAAGTTCGGGACTGTTCTCGAGGCCAACATCGCTCTGAAACCAG ATGGGAAGATGCGAGGCTTTGCGTTTGTCCAGTTTAAGAACCAGTTGCAGGCCGGAAACGCCCTGAAGGCCACGAACCTGAAGGAAATCAAAG GGCGGCAGGTAGCTGTGGACTGGGCTATAgctaaagacaagtttcttgcCTCTCAGCCACCCGCTGCCTCAG GAATTAAGAACGGGGAGAAGATTGCGTTAAAGAAACCAACAGCTGACTccaaggaggaagaagaagaagaagaagaggaggaggaggaggaagaggagaaaccaGTCGCACCTCAAAAGAAAAA AGCCACCTCCAAGCCTGCCCCTCCTCTGCCAGAATCCCCATCAGAGgatgagagtgaggaggaggaggaggaaggtgctgagggtgaagaggaggaggatgatgatgatgacgagaatgatgatgatgagtccCAAGAgggagatgatgatgaggaaAGTGAACTTGGGTCTGATGAcgacgacgatgatgatgacgaggaCGAAGATGAGGATGACCTAG gccaGCCTGCCAGGAAGAAGCGGAACCTCCCCTCTGACATCAACGAGGGCAAAACCGTCTTCATCAG GAACCTGTCGTTCGACAcggaggaggagggtctggaggaggcgCTCCTGCGCTACGGGGAGCTGAAGTACATCAAGATCGTGGTCCACCCAGACACCGAGCACTCCAAAG GCTGCGCGTTCGCTCAGTTCAAGTGTAAGGAGGCAGCGGACAGGTGTATCAACGTGTCTCAGGACGAGTCGGAG acCGGCGGCATCCGCGTAGATGGGAGGAAGCTGAACATCGTCGCGGCGGTGACCCGAGAGGACGCCACCAAGCTGAAGGACAAGAAGGTGAAGGTGGAGACGGGCACCAGGAACCTGTACCTGGCCAGGGAAGGAC tgatccGTGCGGGAACCAAGGCAGCGGAGGGCGTACCGGAGGCAGACATGGCcaagagacagagg TTTGAGGAGCTGAAGCGGACAAAGCTGCGGGACATCTCCGTGTTCGTGTCCAAGACGAGGTTGTGCATCCACAACCTGCCAAAGTCGGTTGACAACAAGCAGCTGAGAAAACTCTGCCTGGATGCGGCTGGGGGAGGCAAGGCAGTCCGCATCACTGAG TGCAGGGTGATGTACGACAAGAAGCCAGAGAGGGGTCAGATCACCGGCCGCTCGCTCGGTTATGGGTTTGTGGAGTTCCAGGACCACGAGCATGCCCTGAAGACCCTGCGACACCTCAACAACAACCCTCAGATCTACGGCTCGAataag CGGCCCATTGCGGAGTTCTCCCTGGAGGACGGGAGGAAGCTGAAGATGAAGGAGGCTCGACAGCAGCAGAGCAAG CAGCGTTTCAGGAAAGAGCCCGGTACAGGAGGACGACCCCAGACCGGGGGCGGGGCCGGCCCTCAGAAGGGCGTGGCTGGACCGAAGGGTGTCACGGTGACGGGAGAGGGCCAGGCAAAGACACAGGCCAAGACCGGAG CCCAGGGTCCAAAGCAGGGCCAGGCCCAGGTTCAGAAGCAGGGCCAAGCCCAGGTTCAGAAGCAGGGCCAAGCCCAGGTTCAGAAGCAGGGCCAAGCCCAGGTTCAGAAGCAGGGCCAAGCC CAGGGCCAGGATCAGAAGCAGGGCCAGGATCAGGTTCAGAAGCAGGCCCAGGGTCCAAAGCCAGGCCAGAAGCGGGGCCAGGATCAGATAAATGGCCAGGATCAGATACATGGCCAGAACCAGGGCCAGGGCACGTTCTACTCTGGGTTCCAGACTAAGCCAGAGGTGGAACACATAGAACTGGAGGATGGCAAGAAGCGAAGGAAGATTCTGCCCTTTCCTTCACATCGAGGACCCAAGATCAG actgaggGACAAGGGCAAGCCGCAGCCTCCCCAGCCCAAGAAGGCCAAGAACCACCCCAGCAGACGAGAACGTCAGGGAGGGCAGACGCTGGAGAAACCCATCCAGCCCAGAGcacag AGCTCtaaggcgtccaggaggcaggTTAGGAACAGAGATGATGTCCGCTTTGACAGCCTGGTGGAGCAGTACAAGAAGAAACTGATGGGGGGCTACAAGTCCACAGCTACCAAGAAGAGCAAATGGTTCagcagctag
- the rbm28 gene encoding RNA-binding protein 28 isoform X7, which produces MSGLTVFVNKLPVTASNERLEEIFSEIGPLKQCFVVKEKGGDKCRGFGYVTFSMEEDAKRALKEVCLYDGRKITVDVAKRKIIDKKGKASTTPETKTTAGTPPAPRKEQKTNIPKNSLRKARLIIRNLSFKCSEEDLRQTFAKFGTVLEANIALKPDGKMRGFAFVQFKNQLQAGNALKATNLKEIKGRQVAVDWAIAKDKFLASQPPAASGIKNGEKIALKKPTADSKEEEEEEEEEEEEEEEKPVAPQKKKATSKPAPPLPESPSEDESEEEEEEGAEGEEEEDDDDDENDDDESQEGDDDEESELGSDDDDDDDDEDEDEDDLGQPARKKRNLPSDINEGKTVFIRNLSFDTEEEGLEEALLRYGELKYIKIVVHPDTEHSKGCAFAQFKCKEAADRCINVSQDESETGGIRVDGRKLNIVAAVTREDATKLKDKKVKVETGTRNLYLAREGLIRAGTKAAEGVPEADMAKRQRFEELKRTKLRDISVFVSKTRLCIHNLPKSVDNKQLRKLCLDAAGGGKAVRITECRVMYDKKPERGQITGRSLGYGFVEFQDHEHALKTLRHLNNNPQIYGSNKRPIAEFSLEDGRKLKMKEARQQQSKQRFRKEPGTGGRPQTGGGAGPQKGVAGPKGVTVTGEGQAKTQAKTGAQGPKQGQAQDQKQGQGQKQGQAQGQDQKQGQGQKQGQDQKQGQDQVQKQAQGPKPGQKRGQDQINGQDQIHGQNQGQGTFYSGFQTKPEVEHIELEDGKKRRKILPFPSHRGPKIRLRDKGKPQPPQPKKAKNHPSRRERQGGQTLEKPIQPRAQSSKASRRQVRNRDDVRFDSLVEQYKKKLMGGYKSTATKKSKWFSS; this is translated from the exons ATGTCAGGGCTTACTGTATTCGTAAATAAATTGCCTGTAACTGCCTCGAATGAACGACTCGAGGAAATATTTTCTGAGATTGGCCCGCTGAAGCAGTGTTTTGTTGTCAAAGAAAAAG GTGGCGACAAATGCCGAGGTTTTGGATATGTCACCTTCTCAATGGAGGAGGATGCAAAGCGTGCGCTGAAAGAAGTATGTCTCTATGATGGCCGCAAGATAACAGTCGATGTGGCTAAAAGGAAAATCATTGACAAGAAGGGTAAAG CATCCACAACGCCAGAAACCAAAACGACAGCAGGCACACCGCCAGCCCCTCGAAAAGAGCAGAAAACAAACATACCGAAGAACTCCCTGAGGAAAGCAAGGCTAATCATCAGGAATCTCAGCTTCAAG TGCTCTGAGGAGGATCTGAGACAGACCTTTGCCAAGTTCGGGACTGTTCTCGAGGCCAACATCGCTCTGAAACCAG ATGGGAAGATGCGAGGCTTTGCGTTTGTCCAGTTTAAGAACCAGTTGCAGGCCGGAAACGCCCTGAAGGCCACGAACCTGAAGGAAATCAAAG GGCGGCAGGTAGCTGTGGACTGGGCTATAgctaaagacaagtttcttgcCTCTCAGCCACCCGCTGCCTCAG GAATTAAGAACGGGGAGAAGATTGCGTTAAAGAAACCAACAGCTGACTccaaggaggaagaagaagaagaagaagaggaggaggaggaggaagaggagaaaccaGTCGCACCTCAAAAGAAAAA AGCCACCTCCAAGCCTGCCCCTCCTCTGCCAGAATCCCCATCAGAGgatgagagtgaggaggaggaggaggaaggtgctgagggtgaagaggaggaggatgatgatgatgacgagaatgatgatgatgagtccCAAGAgggagatgatgatgaggaaAGTGAACTTGGGTCTGATGAcgacgacgatgatgatgacgaggaCGAAGATGAGGATGACCTAG gccaGCCTGCCAGGAAGAAGCGGAACCTCCCCTCTGACATCAACGAGGGCAAAACCGTCTTCATCAG GAACCTGTCGTTCGACAcggaggaggagggtctggaggaggcgCTCCTGCGCTACGGGGAGCTGAAGTACATCAAGATCGTGGTCCACCCAGACACCGAGCACTCCAAAG GCTGCGCGTTCGCTCAGTTCAAGTGTAAGGAGGCAGCGGACAGGTGTATCAACGTGTCTCAGGACGAGTCGGAG acCGGCGGCATCCGCGTAGATGGGAGGAAGCTGAACATCGTCGCGGCGGTGACCCGAGAGGACGCCACCAAGCTGAAGGACAAGAAGGTGAAGGTGGAGACGGGCACCAGGAACCTGTACCTGGCCAGGGAAGGAC tgatccGTGCGGGAACCAAGGCAGCGGAGGGCGTACCGGAGGCAGACATGGCcaagagacagagg TTTGAGGAGCTGAAGCGGACAAAGCTGCGGGACATCTCCGTGTTCGTGTCCAAGACGAGGTTGTGCATCCACAACCTGCCAAAGTCGGTTGACAACAAGCAGCTGAGAAAACTCTGCCTGGATGCGGCTGGGGGAGGCAAGGCAGTCCGCATCACTGAG TGCAGGGTGATGTACGACAAGAAGCCAGAGAGGGGTCAGATCACCGGCCGCTCGCTCGGTTATGGGTTTGTGGAGTTCCAGGACCACGAGCATGCCCTGAAGACCCTGCGACACCTCAACAACAACCCTCAGATCTACGGCTCGAataag CGGCCCATTGCGGAGTTCTCCCTGGAGGACGGGAGGAAGCTGAAGATGAAGGAGGCTCGACAGCAGCAGAGCAAG CAGCGTTTCAGGAAAGAGCCCGGTACAGGAGGACGACCCCAGACCGGGGGCGGGGCCGGCCCTCAGAAGGGCGTGGCTGGACCGAAGGGTGTCACGGTGACGGGAGAGGGCCAGGCAAAGACACAGGCCAAGACCGGAG CCCAGGGTCCAAAGCAGGGCCAGGCCCAG GATCAGAAGCAGGGCCAAGGTCAGAAGCAGGGCCAGGCCCAGGGCCAGGATCAGAAGCAGGGCCAAGGTCAGAAGCAGGGCCAGGATCAGAAGCAGGGCCAGGATCAGGTTCAGAAGCAGGCCCAGGGTCCAAAGCCAGGCCAGAAGCGGGGCCAGGATCAGATAAATGGCCAGGATCAGATACATGGCCAGAACCAGGGCCAGGGCACGTTCTACTCTGGGTTCCAGACTAAGCCAGAGGTGGAACACATAGAACTGGAGGATGGCAAGAAGCGAAGGAAGATTCTGCCCTTTCCTTCACATCGAGGACCCAAGATCAG actgaggGACAAGGGCAAGCCGCAGCCTCCCCAGCCCAAGAAGGCCAAGAACCACCCCAGCAGACGAGAACGTCAGGGAGGGCAGACGCTGGAGAAACCCATCCAGCCCAGAGcacag AGCTCtaaggcgtccaggaggcaggTTAGGAACAGAGATGATGTCCGCTTTGACAGCCTGGTGGAGCAGTACAAGAAGAAACTGATGGGGGGCTACAAGTCCACAGCTACCAAGAAGAGCAAATGGTTCagcagctag
- the rbm28 gene encoding RNA-binding protein 28 isoform X1 translates to MSGLTVFVNKLPVTASNERLEEIFSEIGPLKQCFVVKEKGGDKCRGFGYVTFSMEEDAKRALKEVCLYDGRKITVDVAKRKIIDKKGKASTTPETKTTAGTPPAPRKEQKTNIPKNSLRKARLIIRNLSFKCSEEDLRQTFAKFGTVLEANIALKPDGKMRGFAFVQFKNQLQAGNALKATNLKEIKGRQVAVDWAIAKDKFLASQPPAASGIKNGEKIALKKPTADSKEEEEEEEEEEEEEEEKPVAPQKKKATSKPAPPLPESPSEDESEEEEEEGAEGEEEEDDDDDENDDDESQEGDDDEESELGSDDDDDDDDEDEDEDDLGQPARKKRNLPSDINEGKTVFIRNLSFDTEEEGLEEALLRYGELKYIKIVVHPDTEHSKGCAFAQFKCKEAADRCINVSQDESETGGIRVDGRKLNIVAAVTREDATKLKDKKVKVETGTRNLYLAREGLIRAGTKAAEGVPEADMAKRQRFEELKRTKLRDISVFVSKTRLCIHNLPKSVDNKQLRKLCLDAAGGGKAVRITECRVMYDKKPERGQITGRSLGYGFVEFQDHEHALKTLRHLNNNPQIYGSNKRPIAEFSLEDGRKLKMKEARQQQSKQRFRKEPGTGGRPQTGGGAGPQKGVAGPKGVTVTGEGQAKTQAKTGAQGPKQGQAQVQKQGQAQVQKQGQAQVQKQGQAQVQKQGQAQGQDQKQGQGQKQGQAQGQDQKQGQGQKQGQDQKQGQDQVQKQAQGPKPGQKRGQDQINGQDQIHGQNQGQGTFYSGFQTKPEVEHIELEDGKKRRKILPFPSHRGPKIRLRDKGKPQPPQPKKAKNHPSRRERQGGQTLEKPIQPRAQSSKASRRQVRNRDDVRFDSLVEQYKKKLMGGYKSTATKKSKWFSS, encoded by the exons ATGTCAGGGCTTACTGTATTCGTAAATAAATTGCCTGTAACTGCCTCGAATGAACGACTCGAGGAAATATTTTCTGAGATTGGCCCGCTGAAGCAGTGTTTTGTTGTCAAAGAAAAAG GTGGCGACAAATGCCGAGGTTTTGGATATGTCACCTTCTCAATGGAGGAGGATGCAAAGCGTGCGCTGAAAGAAGTATGTCTCTATGATGGCCGCAAGATAACAGTCGATGTGGCTAAAAGGAAAATCATTGACAAGAAGGGTAAAG CATCCACAACGCCAGAAACCAAAACGACAGCAGGCACACCGCCAGCCCCTCGAAAAGAGCAGAAAACAAACATACCGAAGAACTCCCTGAGGAAAGCAAGGCTAATCATCAGGAATCTCAGCTTCAAG TGCTCTGAGGAGGATCTGAGACAGACCTTTGCCAAGTTCGGGACTGTTCTCGAGGCCAACATCGCTCTGAAACCAG ATGGGAAGATGCGAGGCTTTGCGTTTGTCCAGTTTAAGAACCAGTTGCAGGCCGGAAACGCCCTGAAGGCCACGAACCTGAAGGAAATCAAAG GGCGGCAGGTAGCTGTGGACTGGGCTATAgctaaagacaagtttcttgcCTCTCAGCCACCCGCTGCCTCAG GAATTAAGAACGGGGAGAAGATTGCGTTAAAGAAACCAACAGCTGACTccaaggaggaagaagaagaagaagaagaggaggaggaggaggaagaggagaaaccaGTCGCACCTCAAAAGAAAAA AGCCACCTCCAAGCCTGCCCCTCCTCTGCCAGAATCCCCATCAGAGgatgagagtgaggaggaggaggaggaaggtgctgagggtgaagaggaggaggatgatgatgatgacgagaatgatgatgatgagtccCAAGAgggagatgatgatgaggaaAGTGAACTTGGGTCTGATGAcgacgacgatgatgatgacgaggaCGAAGATGAGGATGACCTAG gccaGCCTGCCAGGAAGAAGCGGAACCTCCCCTCTGACATCAACGAGGGCAAAACCGTCTTCATCAG GAACCTGTCGTTCGACAcggaggaggagggtctggaggaggcgCTCCTGCGCTACGGGGAGCTGAAGTACATCAAGATCGTGGTCCACCCAGACACCGAGCACTCCAAAG GCTGCGCGTTCGCTCAGTTCAAGTGTAAGGAGGCAGCGGACAGGTGTATCAACGTGTCTCAGGACGAGTCGGAG acCGGCGGCATCCGCGTAGATGGGAGGAAGCTGAACATCGTCGCGGCGGTGACCCGAGAGGACGCCACCAAGCTGAAGGACAAGAAGGTGAAGGTGGAGACGGGCACCAGGAACCTGTACCTGGCCAGGGAAGGAC tgatccGTGCGGGAACCAAGGCAGCGGAGGGCGTACCGGAGGCAGACATGGCcaagagacagagg TTTGAGGAGCTGAAGCGGACAAAGCTGCGGGACATCTCCGTGTTCGTGTCCAAGACGAGGTTGTGCATCCACAACCTGCCAAAGTCGGTTGACAACAAGCAGCTGAGAAAACTCTGCCTGGATGCGGCTGGGGGAGGCAAGGCAGTCCGCATCACTGAG TGCAGGGTGATGTACGACAAGAAGCCAGAGAGGGGTCAGATCACCGGCCGCTCGCTCGGTTATGGGTTTGTGGAGTTCCAGGACCACGAGCATGCCCTGAAGACCCTGCGACACCTCAACAACAACCCTCAGATCTACGGCTCGAataag CGGCCCATTGCGGAGTTCTCCCTGGAGGACGGGAGGAAGCTGAAGATGAAGGAGGCTCGACAGCAGCAGAGCAAG CAGCGTTTCAGGAAAGAGCCCGGTACAGGAGGACGACCCCAGACCGGGGGCGGGGCCGGCCCTCAGAAGGGCGTGGCTGGACCGAAGGGTGTCACGGTGACGGGAGAGGGCCAGGCAAAGACACAGGCCAAGACCGGAG CCCAGGGTCCAAAGCAGGGCCAGGCCCAGGTTCAGAAGCAGGGCCAAGCCCAGGTTCAGAAGCAGGGCCAAGCCCAGGTTCAGAAGCAGGGCCAAGCCCAGGTTCAGAAGCAGGGCCAAGCCCAGGGCCAGGATCAGAAGCAGGGCCAAGGTCAGAAGCAGGGCCAGGCCCAGGGCCAGGATCAGAAGCAGGGCCAAGGTCAGAAGCAGGGCCAGGATCAGAAGCAGGGCCAGGATCAGGTTCAGAAGCAGGCCCAGGGTCCAAAGCCAGGCCAGAAGCGGGGCCAGGATCAGATAAATGGCCAGGATCAGATACATGGCCAGAACCAGGGCCAGGGCACGTTCTACTCTGGGTTCCAGACTAAGCCAGAGGTGGAACACATAGAACTGGAGGATGGCAAGAAGCGAAGGAAGATTCTGCCCTTTCCTTCACATCGAGGACCCAAGATCAG actgaggGACAAGGGCAAGCCGCAGCCTCCCCAGCCCAAGAAGGCCAAGAACCACCCCAGCAGACGAGAACGTCAGGGAGGGCAGACGCTGGAGAAACCCATCCAGCCCAGAGcacag AGCTCtaaggcgtccaggaggcaggTTAGGAACAGAGATGATGTCCGCTTTGACAGCCTGGTGGAGCAGTACAAGAAGAAACTGATGGGGGGCTACAAGTCCACAGCTACCAAGAAGAGCAAATGGTTCagcagctag
- the rbm28 gene encoding RNA-binding protein 28 isoform X10: protein MSGLTVFVNKLPVTASNERLEEIFSEIGPLKQCFVVKEKGGDKCRGFGYVTFSMEEDAKRALKEVCLYDGRKITVDVAKRKIIDKKGKASTTPETKTTAGTPPAPRKEQKTNIPKNSLRKARLIIRNLSFKCSEEDLRQTFAKFGTVLEANIALKPDGKMRGFAFVQFKNQLQAGNALKATNLKEIKGRQVAVDWAIAKDKFLASQPPAASGIKNGEKIALKKPTADSKEEEEEEEEEEEEEEEKPVAPQKKKATSKPAPPLPESPSEDESEEEEEEGAEGEEEEDDDDDENDDDESQEGDDDEESELGSDDDDDDDDEDEDEDDLGQPARKKRNLPSDINEGKTVFIRNLSFDTEEEGLEEALLRYGELKYIKIVVHPDTEHSKGCAFAQFKCKEAADRCINVSQDESETGGIRVDGRKLNIVAAVTREDATKLKDKKVKVETGTRNLYLAREGLIRAGTKAAEGVPEADMAKRQRFEELKRTKLRDISVFVSKTRLCIHNLPKSVDNKQLRKLCLDAAGGGKAVRITECRVMYDKKPERGQITGRSLGYGFVEFQDHEHALKTLRHLNNNPQIYGSNKRPIAEFSLEDGRKLKMKEARQQQSKQRFRKEPGTGGRPQTGGGAGPQKGVAGPKGVTVTGEGQAKTQAKTGAQGPKQGQAQVQKQGQAQKQGQAQVQKQGQAQGQDQKQGQDQVQKQAQGPKPGQKRGQDQINGQDQIHGQNQGQGTFYSGFQTKPEVEHIELEDGKKRRKILPFPSHRGPKIRLRDKGKPQPPQPKKAKNHPSRRERQGGQTLEKPIQPRAQSSKASRRQVRNRDDVRFDSLVEQYKKKLMGGYKSTATKKSKWFSS from the exons ATGTCAGGGCTTACTGTATTCGTAAATAAATTGCCTGTAACTGCCTCGAATGAACGACTCGAGGAAATATTTTCTGAGATTGGCCCGCTGAAGCAGTGTTTTGTTGTCAAAGAAAAAG GTGGCGACAAATGCCGAGGTTTTGGATATGTCACCTTCTCAATGGAGGAGGATGCAAAGCGTGCGCTGAAAGAAGTATGTCTCTATGATGGCCGCAAGATAACAGTCGATGTGGCTAAAAGGAAAATCATTGACAAGAAGGGTAAAG CATCCACAACGCCAGAAACCAAAACGACAGCAGGCACACCGCCAGCCCCTCGAAAAGAGCAGAAAACAAACATACCGAAGAACTCCCTGAGGAAAGCAAGGCTAATCATCAGGAATCTCAGCTTCAAG TGCTCTGAGGAGGATCTGAGACAGACCTTTGCCAAGTTCGGGACTGTTCTCGAGGCCAACATCGCTCTGAAACCAG ATGGGAAGATGCGAGGCTTTGCGTTTGTCCAGTTTAAGAACCAGTTGCAGGCCGGAAACGCCCTGAAGGCCACGAACCTGAAGGAAATCAAAG GGCGGCAGGTAGCTGTGGACTGGGCTATAgctaaagacaagtttcttgcCTCTCAGCCACCCGCTGCCTCAG GAATTAAGAACGGGGAGAAGATTGCGTTAAAGAAACCAACAGCTGACTccaaggaggaagaagaagaagaagaagaggaggaggaggaggaagaggagaaaccaGTCGCACCTCAAAAGAAAAA AGCCACCTCCAAGCCTGCCCCTCCTCTGCCAGAATCCCCATCAGAGgatgagagtgaggaggaggaggaggaaggtgctgagggtgaagaggaggaggatgatgatgatgacgagaatgatgatgatgagtccCAAGAgggagatgatgatgaggaaAGTGAACTTGGGTCTGATGAcgacgacgatgatgatgacgaggaCGAAGATGAGGATGACCTAG gccaGCCTGCCAGGAAGAAGCGGAACCTCCCCTCTGACATCAACGAGGGCAAAACCGTCTTCATCAG GAACCTGTCGTTCGACAcggaggaggagggtctggaggaggcgCTCCTGCGCTACGGGGAGCTGAAGTACATCAAGATCGTGGTCCACCCAGACACCGAGCACTCCAAAG GCTGCGCGTTCGCTCAGTTCAAGTGTAAGGAGGCAGCGGACAGGTGTATCAACGTGTCTCAGGACGAGTCGGAG acCGGCGGCATCCGCGTAGATGGGAGGAAGCTGAACATCGTCGCGGCGGTGACCCGAGAGGACGCCACCAAGCTGAAGGACAAGAAGGTGAAGGTGGAGACGGGCACCAGGAACCTGTACCTGGCCAGGGAAGGAC tgatccGTGCGGGAACCAAGGCAGCGGAGGGCGTACCGGAGGCAGACATGGCcaagagacagagg TTTGAGGAGCTGAAGCGGACAAAGCTGCGGGACATCTCCGTGTTCGTGTCCAAGACGAGGTTGTGCATCCACAACCTGCCAAAGTCGGTTGACAACAAGCAGCTGAGAAAACTCTGCCTGGATGCGGCTGGGGGAGGCAAGGCAGTCCGCATCACTGAG TGCAGGGTGATGTACGACAAGAAGCCAGAGAGGGGTCAGATCACCGGCCGCTCGCTCGGTTATGGGTTTGTGGAGTTCCAGGACCACGAGCATGCCCTGAAGACCCTGCGACACCTCAACAACAACCCTCAGATCTACGGCTCGAataag CGGCCCATTGCGGAGTTCTCCCTGGAGGACGGGAGGAAGCTGAAGATGAAGGAGGCTCGACAGCAGCAGAGCAAG CAGCGTTTCAGGAAAGAGCCCGGTACAGGAGGACGACCCCAGACCGGGGGCGGGGCCGGCCCTCAGAAGGGCGTGGCTGGACCGAAGGGTGTCACGGTGACGGGAGAGGGCCAGGCAAAGACACAGGCCAAGACCGGAG CCCAGGGTCCAAAGCAGGGCCAGGCCCAGGTTCAGAAGCAGGGCCAAGCCCAG AAGCAGGGCCAAGCCCAGGTTCAGAAGCAGGGCCAAGCC CAGGGCCAGGATCAGAAGCAGGGCCAGGATCAGGTTCAGAAGCAGGCCCAGGGTCCAAAGCCAGGCCAGAAGCGGGGCCAGGATCAGATAAATGGCCAGGATCAGATACATGGCCAGAACCAGGGCCAGGGCACGTTCTACTCTGGGTTCCAGACTAAGCCAGAGGTGGAACACATAGAACTGGAGGATGGCAAGAAGCGAAGGAAGATTCTGCCCTTTCCTTCACATCGAGGACCCAAGATCAG actgaggGACAAGGGCAAGCCGCAGCCTCCCCAGCCCAAGAAGGCCAAGAACCACCCCAGCAGACGAGAACGTCAGGGAGGGCAGACGCTGGAGAAACCCATCCAGCCCAGAGcacag AGCTCtaaggcgtccaggaggcaggTTAGGAACAGAGATGATGTCCGCTTTGACAGCCTGGTGGAGCAGTACAAGAAGAAACTGATGGGGGGCTACAAGTCCACAGCTACCAAGAAGAGCAAATGGTTCagcagctag